CATGTCACAGCGGTGCGGTGGACACGGAGGATGTCGGGGAACCGGCGGCGCGGGGACGCCGAGCGGCCGGACGACGGGTGGCGGGGTCCGGCCGGGTGGTGACGACCGGTGCGCCGCCCGCACCGCCCCCGGCCGGCGGCCCACAGCCCGTGCGACCGAGGGGCGCGGCCGGCACGACGTCCAGCTCACGCCACGCACCGGTGGCGGGGGGATCCGTGCCCTGGGGGCGTACCGGCGGCGAGCGGACGCGGGCTCCGTGTGCGCCCCACCGCCGGCCGGCCGCACACGAGTGAGCACCGGGGGCGGGGGCCACCGGTGCTCAAGGGCGCTGGGTGCGAAGGGGCGGTTCCCGGGCCGGAGGGGAAGGGTCCGGGAACCGCGCGGTCGGGGCGGGTCACCCACCCGTGGTGGGGCCGCCGCTGCCGAAGCCGCCGCTGGACGCGCCGCCCCACTTGCGGTCGTTCTCCGACTGCGGGGACGTGTCCGGCTCGGTGTTGCTGCGCCCCAGCTCGTAGGGCATCAGCCGGTCCTCGCTCTGGGGCACCTCGGCGGGCCTGCGGTGGCCCTCCACCTCACCGGGCAGCCCGGCGTCGGCAGGCCGGTGCGGCTGCTCGTCCGGGGTCGGGGGCGCCGGCTCCCTCAGCATGATGCGGCGCCCCAGCAGGAACGCGCCGATGAGGAAGCAGACGACGAGGATGCCCGCCACCAGAGGGCCGATCCCCACGATGTGGTCCTTCGCGGCCAATTCCGCGCCGTGCGTCAGGGAAGCGTTCATGGATCGCGGGTACCCCGCCCTCGGCGAACCAGACACGTGTGTACGCGGCCACCCCTGAGAGCCACCGGATCGCGGCCTATTGTCATTAGTATTCTGAGCCTTTTTTCGTTGATTGAGCTCTTCGGGTGACCTCCCGCAACCTAAACAGCGCGGCGCTGTTGGGCAGAGCGGCCCGGAACCGGGTCTCTCGACGAGAAGGATCACGTAATGATCAAGAAGGCTCTGGCTACGGCCGGCGTCGCCGCGGCCGTCCTCGGCGCGGGCGCGCCGATGGCCGCCGCCGTCGGCGACCACGGCGTTGACACCCAGAACGGCAACTTCGCCTCGCAGACGTACGGCAACACCACGACCGGTGGGTACATGAGCCCGCAGATCGGGCTCATCCAGGGCTCGTTCAACAAGCCGTGCGTGGGTCTTCCGGTCCAGGCCGACGTCCAGAACATCGTGGCCGCGGTCAACGTGGGCGTTCAGGACATCCTCAACGACACCCAGAACCAGCAGTGCGCGGAGAACTCCACCGCGGTCAAGGGCGACAGCGCCCTGTCGCACATCCTGGAGAACGTCCTCTCCGAGAACGGTTCCGCCTCCGTCGACTGACGGCGTGCAGCGACCGGCCCGCGCGGATGAAGCGCACGTGCGGGCCGGCCCCTCGTGGCCGCTCCGCGGCGTTGCTCCACTTTTCAACCATGTGCCCCACCTGCGGGTGCGGCTGGACGACCCGGACGCCGGGTCTTTCGAGAGAAGGATCGACATGATCAAGAAGGTTCTGGCTGGCGCCGGTGTCGCAGCGGCCGTCCTGGGTGCGGGTGCGCCGATGGCCGCCGCCGTGGGCGACCACGGTGTGGACACGCAGAACGGCAACTTCTCCAAGCAGACCTACGGCAACACCGTCACCGGTGGTTACATGAGCCCGCAGGTGGGCCTCATCCAGGGGACCCTGAACAAGCCCTGCTTCGGCATCCCGATCCAGGCCGACGTCCAGAACATCGTGGCCCTGGTCAACGTGGGCGTTCAGGACATCCTCAACGACACCCAGAACCAGCAGTGCGTGGAGAACTCCACCGCGGTCAAGGGCGACGCCGCCCTGTCGCACATCCTGGAGAACGTCATCTCCGAGAACGGTTCCGTGGCCGTCGACTGAGGTCGTCCCCGCCGGTGAGCACATGGGCGGGCCCCGCATCCGAATCCACGGGTGTGGGGCCCGCCCACGCGCGTGCCGCCCCCGCCGCCCCCGGCCCCCGCCCCCCCGCCGTCCCCGGAGGTGAAACATTCTCCGGGGGCCGCGGCGTCAGTGGGGTGGACGACGACAGCGGTGCGAGGGGGAGGGCATGGACGGGGTCCGCACGGACGAGTTCCTGGAGTTCGCCACCGGACGGTCCGGGCACCTCTTCCGCTCGGCCTGTCTGCTCACCAGCGGCGACACCCACCTCGCCGAGGACCTGGTGCAGGAGACACTGGGCCGGATGTACGCCCTGTGGGGGCGGACCGGCCTCCTCGGACGGGCGGCGCGGATCGACAACCCCGCCGCGTACGCCCAGACGGTCCTGGTGCGGGCCTTCCTGAGTCACCGGCGACGCCGGTCGGCCACCGAGCGACCGCTCGGCGAACTGCCCGACACCGCGCGGGCCGCCCCGCCCGGGGACGACCCCGCGCTGCGGGTCGCGCTGCTGGACGCGCTGGCCGGGCTGGCGCCGAAGGACCGGGCGGTGGTCGTGCTGCGCTACTGGGAGGACCGCAGCATCGAGGAGACCGCCCAGGTCATGCGGGTCAGCTCCGCCGCCGTGCGCACCCGCTCGGTGCGCGCGCTCGCCCGGCTCCGCGAGCGGCTGGGCGGCGGCATCGCCGAGTACGCCGCACCCTGACCGCGCGCCGTCCGTCGTCCGGACGCAGACCCCCTGGACGGAGTTGGTGGTTCACATGCCCGACGAAGAACACACATCGCAGTTCGAGGACGACCTCGCCGTCGTCCTGCGCCGCACCGGCGACGGCTTCGCGCCGGGCGGCGGAGACGGCCTGGTGGCCGGAGGGGTGCGGCGCGGCCGCCGCCGGGTGGCTCGCCGGCGCGCCGGCGCGGTCGCCGGGAGCGTGCTGACGCTCGCGCTCGTCGGAGCCGGCGGCGCGTACGCGACGGGAGCGCTCGACGGGTACCGGGGCGGCACGGACGCGTCCGTCGCCGCGCCGCCCACGGTGCCGAAGTCACCCACGGTCCCGAAGCCGTCCGTCGTGCCGCAACCTTCCGCCGCGACCGGCGCGGTCCCCGCCGCGGACGTCCTCGCGACCTTCCGCCGGGTCCTGCCCGCGGGCGGCGAGCTGCGGGACGCCCAGTCCCGGGGCACCGCCGACGAGATGGGCCCGATGGCGGCCGGCGTCTACGACGACGGCCGCGGCCTCGCCGCCGTCGGCATCGGCTTCTTCCGGGCGGCCCCGGACGACCAGGGGTTCTCCGAGTGCCCCGACAAGGCGTTCGTCGACTACGACGCCTGCACCGCCGAGGAACTGCCGGGCGGCGCCCGCCTGGTCGTCTTCCAGGGGTACGAGTACCCCGACCGGCGCCAGGAGACGAAGAACTGGCGCGCCACCGTGCTCCACCCGGACGGGCTCGTCACCGACCTCGGCACGTGGAACGCGCCCGCGCAGAAGGACGCCGCCGTCACGCGCGTGGACCCGCCGTTCACCCCCGCTCAGCTGAAGCGGATCGTCACCCACCCGGCATGGGCGCCCGTGCTGCGCGCCGTCCCGAAGCCGGTCGAGGCCGAGCCCTCCACCGACCCGTCCGACCCCGGGGCCGACGCGGGCGGTTCCTTCGACGGGACGGCCGTACGGCCCACCCTGCTGTCGCTGCTGCCCGAGGGGCTCACCGTCAGGGACGACGGGGGCGACGACGGGTTCGCGTACGCGGTCGTCGACGACGGGGCGGGCCGCAGCCTCGTCCAAGTGAACGCCCAGCCCGATATGGGCGACGTCGCGGGCGAGCTGTTCCCGGCGGGCTCCTACGAGACCCTTCCGGACGGCACCAGGGTCGCCGTGCAGAAGCGGCCGGGTGAGAAGGGCGGCGAGGGCGTCGTCATGTGGACCGTCGACACGCTCCGGCCCGACGGGTACCGCGTCGTCGTCTCGGCGTTCAACGCCGGCGCCCAGCACGAGGCGGCCACCCGCCCCGAACCCGCGCTGTCGACCGCGCAGCTGAAG
This portion of the Streptomyces changanensis genome encodes:
- a CDS encoding DUF6479 family protein is translated as MNASLTHGAELAAKDHIVGIGPLVAGILVVCFLIGAFLLGRRIMLREPAPPTPDEQPHRPADAGLPGEVEGHRRPAEVPQSEDRLMPYELGRSNTEPDTSPQSENDRKWGGASSGGFGSGGPTTGG
- a CDS encoding rodlin, yielding MIKKALATAGVAAAVLGAGAPMAAAVGDHGVDTQNGNFASQTYGNTTTGGYMSPQIGLIQGSFNKPCVGLPVQADVQNIVAAVNVGVQDILNDTQNQQCAENSTAVKGDSALSHILENVLSENGSASVD
- a CDS encoding rodlin, which encodes MIKKVLAGAGVAAAVLGAGAPMAAAVGDHGVDTQNGNFSKQTYGNTVTGGYMSPQVGLIQGTLNKPCFGIPIQADVQNIVALVNVGVQDILNDTQNQQCVENSTAVKGDAALSHILENVISENGSVAVD
- a CDS encoding SigE family RNA polymerase sigma factor; this translates as MDGVRTDEFLEFATGRSGHLFRSACLLTSGDTHLAEDLVQETLGRMYALWGRTGLLGRAARIDNPAAYAQTVLVRAFLSHRRRRSATERPLGELPDTARAAPPGDDPALRVALLDALAGLAPKDRAVVVLRYWEDRSIEETAQVMRVSSAAVRTRSVRALARLRERLGGGIAEYAAP